A single region of the Malus sylvestris chromosome 8, drMalSylv7.2, whole genome shotgun sequence genome encodes:
- the LOC126633128 gene encoding polcalcin Phl p 7-like encodes MAIKSRCVTSDGKRVMTTEELKKWLKKFDVDKDGRISKKELREAIRATGGRFARFKSRLGVRSADANGNGFVDEDELDNLVEFAQKHLGVKIVNF; translated from the coding sequence ATGGCGATTAAAAGTCGCTGCGTCACTAGCGATGGCAAACGTGTTATGACGACGGAGGAGTTGAAGAAATGGTTGAAGAAATTTGATGTCGACAAAGACGGTCGAATAAGCAAAAAAGAGCTCCGGGAGGCTATCCGCGCCACCGGGGGCCGGTTTGCCAGGTTCAAGAGCAGGCTTGGGGTGCGGTCTGCAGACGCCAATGGCAATGGCTTCGTTGATGAGGACGAGCTCGACAACCTTGTAGAGTTTGCACAGAAGCATTTGGGTGTCAAGATCGTAAACTTCTGA
- the LOC126633124 gene encoding phosphatidate phosphatase PAH2-like, translating into MYAVGRLGSYISRGVYTVSGPFHPFGGAVDIIVVEQQDGSFKSSAWNVKFGKFQGVLKTKEKVVNINVNGEDASFHMYLDHKGEAYFLREVDAEEGEAVLYPSSSSDETDEQCRENRQPLKSMSCNYDAENLTTVDQIQTLNGKILSRTNSRKSQIFGLFGSRSTKERKSKEEEGVDSEVRRVDSLERAEFAANLLEVKWSTSLATKKFGKDNASRFSSPNVLVNEDMQIDAEESRLSSSLPVSRVSSDVGESFIAATEHDGNAIAVISNVTGSDLEIQSSFELEACPGKHLDEKDVVLPGRDISHTAGGIDGVQPFIYCETLYIARERSGQVHVHARTELLSKDSVTEHHADDTSMEVHSVEATETCSQETDAHSCTDHNIDLEGPAIVQQYNIQTVQRNSLPGSVKKVESQSMFSLNNSGDQVQEEKNTKEEEIGSCDLQTPSESVIGHVMTEAASVLPVGLEEEQFLFSDDEIRITEVQCTESCSSSCVDRENSLSCSPKDSTNYESYSSPEKFVHEGPSTDFEKSNRKLEAASAAIGIPRNRKAAADKEVRKLVASLPNMWPHTDKLSALDLHYPLSCSLDSNVNPLKSIWQGKDDLSCRKWDTEEEKKLAQETPDIENTQGSVELKGGPAIPAVGDPSKVNVATSGSWKLWPFGSRRSNSRKAMQPDVNGGKSPDAQNATESTFATNGEKNMLTDGDKNMLTDGDKNMLTDGDKNMLAPKGMKKMERVLAPTSEQLASLKLKEGKNTVTFTFFTAMLGKQQVDARIYLWKWNTRIVISDVDGTITKSDVLGQFMPLVGVDWSHIGVTNLFSAIKENGYQLLFLSARAISQASVTRQFLFNLKQDGKALPDGPVVISPDGLFPSLFREVIRRAPHEFKIACLEDIKSLFPSDCNPFYAGFGNRDTDEFSYLKVGIPKGKIFIINPKGEVVVNRRVDTKSYTSLHALVNGMFPPTNSSEQEDFNTWNFWKLPPRDIDV; encoded by the exons ATGTATGCGGTTGGGAGGCTAGGGAGTTATATATCCAGAGGGGTATACACCGTCTCCGGCCCGTTCCACCCTTTTGGTGGAGCTGTGGACATAATTGTAGTTGAACAACAAGATGGGAGCTTCAAATCGTCAGCGTGGAATGTGAAATTTGGGAAGTTTCAAGGGGTTTTGAAGACAAAGGAGAAGGTGGTTAACATTAATGTCAATGGGGAGGATGCTAGTTTCCACATGTATTTGGATCATAAAGGGGAAGCTTATTTTCTTAGGGAGGTTGATGCAGAAGAAGGGGAGGCTGTGTTGTATCCTTCGTCTTCGAGTGATGAGACGGATGAGCAATGTCGGGAAAACAGGCAGCCATTGAAGTCCATGAGTTGCAATTATGATGCTGAGAATTTGACAACAGTTGATCAGATTCAAACGCTTAACGGGAAGATTTTGTCCAGGACTAATTCCCGGAAgtcacaaatttttgggctatTTGGGAGCAGGTCGACGAAGGAGCGCAAGAGTAAGGAGGAAGAGGGGGTTGATAGTGAGGTGAGAAGGGTGGATTCATTGGAGCGGGCCGAGTTTGCGGCTAACCTTTTGGAGGTGAAGTGGTCCACTAGTCTTGCCACTAAGAAATTCGGGAAGGATAATGCTTCCCGTTTTTCGTCTCCTAATGTGTTAGTTAACGAAGATATGCAGATTGATGCCGAGGAAAGCCGGCTGAGCTCATCTCTGCCTGTGTCTAGAGTATCTAGTGATGTTGGTGAATCTTTTATTGCAGCAACCGAACACGATGGGAATGCAATTGCTGTCATATCCAATGTCACAGGGTCTGATCTTGAAATTCAAAGTTCTTTTGAGCTAGAAGCTTGCCCTGGCAAGCATTTGGATGAGAAAGATGTTGTATTACCTGGCCGTGACATTTCTCATACGGCGGGTGGGATAGATGGAGTCCAACCCTTTATTTATTGTGAAACATTGTACATTGCCAGAGAAAGAAGTGGGCAAGTTCATGTTCATGCCAGAACTGAGCTGCTATCTAAG GATTCAGTTACTGAGCACCATGCTGATGATACTTCCATGGAGGTACACTCAGTGGAGGCTACTGAAACTTGTTCACAAGAGACAGATGCGCATTCATGCACAGACCATAATATTGACCTTGAAGGGCCAGCAATAGTTCAACAATACAATATTCAGACAGTCCAGCGAAATTCATTACCTGGTTCAGTTAAAAAAGTTGAGTCACAGAGCATGTTTAGTTTAAACAACTCTGGTGATCAAGTTCAAGAagagaaaaatacaaaagaGGAAGAAATTGGATCATGCGATTTACAAACCCCGTCTGAGTCCGTTATTGGCCATGTCATGACAGAAGCAGCAAGTGTGTTGCCAGTGGGATTAGAGGAAGAACAATTTCTCTTCAGTGACGATGAAATCAGAATCACCGAGGTTCAGTGCACGGAATCGTGTTCTTCATCATGTGTAGACAGAGAAAATAGTCTCTCGTGTAGTCCAAAAGACAGTACAAACTATGAATCATATTCATCTCCAGAAAAGTTTGTTCACGAAGGCCCCTCAACTGATTTTGAGAAATCAAATAGAAAACTGGAGGCAGCATCAGCTGCAATTGGTATTCCTAGAAATCGTAAGGCTGCTGCTGATAAAGAAGTCAGGAAGCTGGTCGCGTCATTACCCAATATGTGGCCTCATACTGACAAGTTGAGCGCACTTGATCTTCATTATCCCTTGAGCTGTTCACTGGACTCAAATGTCAATCCCTTGAAGTCAATATGGCAAGGTAAAGATGATTTGAGCTGTAGAAAGTGGGAcacagaagaagagaaaaaattaGCACAGGAAACACCAGATATCGAGAATACTCAGGGTTCAGTGGAGCTCAAAGGTGGTCCTGCCATTCCTGCAGTTG GAGATCCATCTAAAGTAAATGTTGCCACCAGCGGAAGTTGGAAACTCTGGCCTTTCGGTTCAAGGAGATCAAATTCCAGGAAAGCAATGCAGCCAGATGTGAATGGTGGTAAAAGTCCTGATGCTCAGAATGCTACAGAGAGCACCTTTGCCACCAATGGAGAGAAGAATATGCTTACAGATGGAGATAAGAATATGCTTACAGATGGAGATAAGAATATGCTTACAGATGGGGATAAGAATATGCTTGCACCGAAGGGgatgaagaaaatggagagGGTACTTGCTCCAACATCTGAGCAGCTGGCGTCCTTAAAACTCAAAGAAGGGAAGAATACAGTAACCTTCACATTCTTTACTGCAATGCTGGGGAAGCAGCAG GTTGATGCCAGAATTTATCTGTGGAAATGGAACACTCGCATAGTGATCTCAGACGTGGATGGGACAATCACAAA GTCAGATGTTCTAGGTCAATTCATGCCCTTGGTTGGGGTAGATTGGTCACATATAGGTGTTACAAATTTGTTTTCTGCCATTAAG GAAAATGGATATCAATTGCTTTTTTTGAGTGCACGTGCCATTTCTCAAGCCTCTGTCACCAGACAATTTTTATTCAACCTTAAGCAG GATGGGAAGGCTTTACCAGATGGTCCCGTTGTTATTTCCCCAGATGGActttttccttctctctttcGCGAAG TTATCAGGAGGGCTCCTCATGAATTCAAAATCGCATGCTTGGAG GATATCAAATCATTGTTCCCTTCTGATTGCAATCCATTCTATGCCGGTTTTGGAAACAGAGATACCGATGAGTTCAGCTACCTTAAGGTTGGAATCCCGAAAGGAAAAATATTCATTATTAATCCCAAG GGTGAGGTTGTTGTGAACCGCCGTGTTGACACAAAGTCATATACCTCCCTTCATGCTCTTGTGAACGGCATGTTTCCACCTACAAACTCATCTGAGCAG GAGGACTTTAATACGTGGAATTTCTGGAAACTCCCACCGCGCGATATTGATGTTTGA